In Desulforhopalus sp., a single genomic region encodes these proteins:
- a CDS encoding AMP-binding protein codes for MENRDHLMQFTIPQLLRWRVGATGDKVALREKEFGCWNNYTWNQYYDRVRKVGLGLRKIGFQKDDKIAIISDNIPETLYMAIGAQAVGGVSSAIYQTSLPPEIGGILNYLGVTIVFCNDQEQVDKIVEIRDTIPQVKRVIYEDPRGMREYQTDPWFLFIDELYKLGHDLHQEEPNLFESLVDTGKPDDVCHLCLTSGTTGLPKGAMLTHRNYINMGLQITKVDPLADTDEYLSFLPFAWIGEQMNSFGVAMATGIAVNFPESVETSMEDLKEIGPHFMFGAPRIYETIRSQIWLKIDESYWLNRKLYGYFMKIGEEAAGYRMSGQSMPGRLRFLAWLGKQIIFRPLVNQIGLLRIRRAYTGGAALGPELFTFYQAIGVNLKQIYGQTEIVGIAYMHRDGDVRPDTVGKPLPGTECRISESGEILSRSASVTPGYYKLPEKTEELLEGGWLHSGDAGYLDANGHLVVIDRISDVMHNSNGEMFSPMFLENRLKFSPYIKEAVIFGDKREFVAALINVDPIVVGKWAEDRGISFSTYMDLSAQPEVADLIRGAVANINENAEKPHFKIRRFAILYKLLDMDDGELTKTGKIRRKFVREKYEDLYEALYDEKVREKRVEAHFQYQDGQTTTVDTTIRFYTMDENR; via the coding sequence ATGGAAAATAGAGATCATCTCATGCAGTTCACTATTCCTCAGCTTCTCAGGTGGCGGGTTGGTGCGACCGGCGATAAAGTTGCCCTGCGGGAAAAGGAGTTCGGGTGTTGGAATAACTATACCTGGAATCAATATTACGACCGGGTTCGCAAGGTCGGCCTGGGGCTGCGCAAGATCGGTTTCCAAAAGGACGACAAGATTGCCATCATCAGCGATAATATCCCCGAAACCCTGTATATGGCCATCGGTGCCCAGGCCGTGGGCGGTGTTTCTTCGGCCATCTATCAAACCAGCCTGCCGCCGGAAATCGGTGGGATTCTCAACTATCTCGGCGTCACCATTGTTTTTTGCAATGATCAGGAACAGGTGGACAAGATCGTGGAAATCCGCGACACCATCCCTCAGGTCAAACGGGTCATCTACGAAGATCCCCGGGGCATGCGCGAATACCAGACCGACCCCTGGTTTCTGTTTATCGATGAGCTCTATAAACTGGGCCACGACCTCCACCAGGAGGAGCCGAATCTCTTTGAATCCCTGGTTGACACAGGGAAACCCGACGACGTCTGTCATCTTTGCCTGACCTCCGGGACCACCGGCCTGCCGAAAGGGGCGATGTTGACCCATCGCAATTATATCAACATGGGCCTGCAGATCACCAAGGTTGACCCCTTGGCGGATACCGACGAGTACCTGTCATTTTTGCCCTTTGCCTGGATAGGCGAACAGATGAATTCCTTTGGGGTAGCCATGGCCACCGGCATTGCCGTGAATTTCCCGGAGTCTGTTGAAACCAGCATGGAGGATCTGAAGGAGATCGGTCCGCATTTCATGTTCGGTGCACCGCGCATCTATGAAACCATCCGCTCACAGATCTGGTTGAAGATCGACGAATCGTATTGGCTGAATCGCAAGCTCTACGGCTACTTCATGAAGATTGGTGAAGAGGCGGCAGGCTATCGGATGTCCGGCCAATCAATGCCCGGAAGACTGCGTTTTCTCGCCTGGCTCGGCAAACAAATCATCTTTCGTCCGCTGGTCAACCAGATCGGTCTCCTCCGCATTCGCCGGGCCTACACTGGTGGCGCTGCCCTTGGTCCGGAACTCTTCACCTTCTACCAGGCCATAGGCGTCAACCTCAAACAGATTTACGGCCAGACGGAAATCGTCGGCATTGCCTATATGCACCGGGACGGAGATGTCCGGCCGGATACGGTCGGCAAGCCTCTGCCGGGCACCGAATGCCGTATCTCGGAAAGCGGCGAGATCCTCTCTCGCTCTGCTTCGGTAACTCCCGGATATTACAAGCTTCCCGAAAAAACCGAAGAGTTGCTCGAAGGAGGTTGGCTGCATTCCGGTGATGCCGGATATCTCGACGCCAACGGCCACTTGGTGGTAATTGACCGGATTTCCGATGTAATGCACAATAGTAATGGCGAGATGTTCAGCCCGATGTTCCTTGAAAACCGCCTGAAATTCAGCCCGTACATCAAGGAGGCGGTGATTTTTGGCGACAAACGCGAATTCGTTGCCGCACTTATCAATGTTGATCCGATCGTCGTCGGCAAATGGGCTGAGGACCGAGGGATCTCCTTCAGTACCTATATGGATCTTTCGGCGCAGCCCGAGGTTGCCGACCTGATCAGGGGCGCGGTGGCAAACATCAATGAAAATGCCGAGAAGCCCCATTTCAAGATTAGGCGTTTTGCCATTCTCTATAAACTGCTTGATATGGATGACGGCGAGTTGACCAAGACCGGTAAGATCCGTCGCAAGTTTGTCCGGGAGAAGTACGAGGACCTGTACGAGGCCCTGTATGACGAAAAGGTCAGAGAGAAAAGGGTAGAGGCGCACTTTCAGTATCAGGACGGCCAAACAACAACGGTCGATACAACCATCCGCTTTTACACAATGGACGAGAACCGATGA
- a CDS encoding ABC transporter ATP-binding protein has protein sequence MTHLTVSDVTLTFGGLNALTDVNMSIEPGCITSVIGPNGAGKTSLLNCVSGFYHPTQGSIRYGQRDLTFASPHQISTMGIARAFQNLELFRGLSVLDNLLLARHQNLKYSILHAIVYFGKASRVEAENRAYVEKVIDFMELEPYRKKTVGNLSYGVQKRVEVARALTLEPQLLLLDEPMAGMNIEEKEDIVRFILDLKKEWGITVVLVEHDLGVVMDISDQIYVLDFGSVIGSGSPQEIAANQKVIDAYIGEE, from the coding sequence ATGACCCATCTTACTGTTTCAGATGTTACTCTTACCTTCGGCGGCTTGAATGCCTTGACAGATGTCAATATGTCCATTGAACCCGGGTGTATAACCTCGGTTATTGGACCTAATGGTGCCGGAAAGACCAGCCTTTTGAACTGCGTGTCGGGATTTTACCATCCCACCCAAGGATCGATCCGCTACGGTCAGCGAGACTTGACCTTTGCGTCGCCCCACCAGATCTCCACCATGGGAATAGCCCGAGCATTTCAAAATCTCGAGTTGTTTCGAGGTCTTTCAGTTCTCGACAACCTTCTTCTGGCCCGCCATCAGAATCTCAAATACTCGATTCTCCACGCCATCGTCTACTTTGGCAAGGCATCGCGGGTGGAGGCGGAAAACCGCGCCTATGTGGAGAAGGTAATCGATTTCATGGAGCTGGAACCATACCGCAAAAAGACGGTCGGCAACCTCAGCTACGGAGTTCAAAAACGTGTTGAGGTTGCTCGGGCACTAACCCTTGAACCGCAATTGCTCCTGCTCGACGAACCCATGGCCGGAATGAACATTGAGGAGAAGGAAGATATTGTCCGCTTTATCCTCGATTTAAAAAAAGAATGGGGGATAACCGTCGTGCTTGTCGAACACGATCTTGGCGTGGTGATGGATATCTCCGATCAGATTTATGTCCTCGATTTTGGGTCGGTAATCGGTTCCGGGAGCCCGCAGGAAATTGCCGCCAATCAAAAGGTGATCGATGCCTATATAGGAGAGGAGTGA
- a CDS encoding branched-chain amino acid ABC transporter permease: MSYFFQLVVSGIVVGSIYALSALGFVLIYKSSRVLNIAHGQIIAAGAFITYALTVWVGIPIYIAFLASMVITFFLAMSVERVFLRRLIGEPIISVIMVTIGLMSILDGLIYLTPFGTENFSFPHFLPETPITFAGISVSWTQMVGVITTFAMIGGFSWFFKKSTLGISMRAVSDDQLASMSIGISVPRVFGLAWAMAGLSAAAAGAIIGNITGINFDTLHAFGIIVFPVVILGGLDSILGAVVAGIIMGLIQQFASGYLDGNWGLNGTGEVMPYIVLLVILLFKPHGLFGIHEIERV; encoded by the coding sequence ATGAGCTATTTTTTTCAATTGGTGGTCAGTGGTATCGTTGTTGGATCGATCTATGCCCTTTCAGCCCTCGGTTTTGTACTGATTTACAAGTCGAGCCGGGTTTTGAATATCGCTCACGGCCAGATCATTGCCGCCGGGGCCTTTATCACCTACGCCTTGACGGTTTGGGTCGGTATTCCTATTTATATCGCCTTCTTGGCGAGCATGGTCATTACCTTTTTCCTTGCCATGAGTGTCGAACGGGTCTTTCTGCGGCGATTGATCGGCGAGCCGATCATCTCGGTTATCATGGTAACCATTGGCCTGATGTCGATTCTTGACGGGCTGATCTATTTGACGCCCTTTGGCACGGAGAATTTCTCCTTTCCCCACTTTTTACCGGAAACCCCGATAACCTTTGCCGGTATATCGGTTTCCTGGACCCAGATGGTCGGAGTCATCACCACCTTTGCCATGATTGGCGGGTTTTCCTGGTTTTTTAAGAAGTCGACTCTCGGTATCTCGATGCGTGCCGTCTCCGACGATCAGCTGGCCTCCATGTCCATAGGCATTTCCGTACCCCGTGTCTTTGGCCTGGCCTGGGCGATGGCCGGACTCAGTGCCGCTGCCGCCGGGGCGATTATCGGTAATATCACCGGCATTAATTTTGACACCCTCCACGCCTTCGGCATCATCGTCTTTCCCGTCGTTATCCTCGGTGGGCTCGATTCGATTCTCGGGGCGGTGGTGGCGGGGATCATCATGGGCTTGATTCAACAATTTGCCAGCGGCTATCTCGATGGCAATTGGGGACTCAACGGCACTGGAGAGGTCATG